CTCCCAGATTGGTAGATCTAGTCCAATTGATGGCTagcaaatggacagttaagaaagaaaatatagcaatggtccacattcaaccctATCGGAACTGAGATGATCCATTAGGGCTAACACAGATAGTTGAGGGGGAGCTTGCCACAGTAAAGCCTGGTGCCATTAATGGGCTTGATCATGGAGTTCCTGAGATCTCAATGCTTCTACATTTGTTCTTCCTTTCCTCACCGAATTAGAGTAGCTAATGGATCCTATTCCAAAGTGGTAAAGGATCTTAACAGCTTAGTTTTAACTTTTTGTTGCCCTATGTTCTTCATGTCCCAGCTTTCctatcaattttatttatttttctcagtACTTTTATAAAACAATTAAATTGTTCATCACCTCTTTTTGACATTATTTGTGGTTCAGGATTTGAAGATCAAGAAGAGAATTGGGGATGGACATGAGGCTAGAGGATTATATCTGTTGGATGTAGACCGGTTATTTTCTACTCATGTGGCTGAGTATGGGTTGAACAATCCGAATTATATGCATCATTAGCATGCCCAATTAGCATACATTTCGGTTCGTACATttgcttctttttctctttcttttttcctaaTAATTTTagcaccattgtttcctttgatcaTGAAGCTTGCCTTGCCTATTATCTAAACACGCTTGTTCTGTTTATATTGTTGCTGAAAATAAATCAATTCCTCCATTTGCACCGATCCATTCTTATGTGTGGGGAGGGTCTGCTACCGGATTTTTCTCTATTCAGATTTGTATACAACCACCACCATATTCGCCATGGCCACCTCTACCACAACCTTTATAATTTACATGGCCATGATTGCATttgaaatgggtcccacctacttcAACGGTTCTTGGTAATTGATGCATTTGCTTTATGTTTTGCAGTGGTTTGTTTATCGGAACCTCGTATTTACGCCGGAAAGGTATGTAGTTGTAAGCATACTAGCTACTGAAATATCTCATTCTccaaattttcttaaatttacAAATTTCTCATGAGATTTTTAGGTTTCACTTAAGGGCTTGTTTTAATTTGTGAGAAGCATGGGAAAGAAATATTAGTTCTCGGAAAACTTCATTTCGAAGACACTTGAGGAAAAGAAAGCatagttttttctcttttcttttcttttctttttaacacaCTCACTCACACCTCACGCACACTCACGCACTCACACCATCGATGCTTCTTCAATGCTTTTGAATCGTGTTCAAAATTCTTTTCCAGCAGCCTTATTGCTATATTTATGTTGAATGGAAGTAAATTGACTGGATAATCATTTAGGGGTGGTTATGGGCCAGGTTatgttcaaaattcttttttagCAGCCTTATGATTCACCTCGACAGATTTTCATGTCTTTTGGAAAGCCAGAAAGTGTTCCTTCTACTGGAAAATTCTCAAACATGCTAAAGTTCATTGTTAAGGAGGTAATTGTGCTCCACTTTTCTACTTGTTGGTTGATTATCAACGACATGAACAAAAACTGGTGGCAGTCGAATTTAGCAATTTAAGGAAGTGTACTTGCTTGTGGCATTAGAATGAAAAGCAATTTGATAGGCCCAAGATGCAGGCAGAGCATCGATGTTCCCACCACGAACAGAGGTGGGCAATGGTGATTAGATCTTCCTGCACAAAAATAGGTTGTTTCGCTCCTTAATGGGGCACAAAATCCTTGATGAAGACTATGTTCCATTTATGCCATATGGGGCAAAGATTGTGATTCAGTCCTTTTTGCTCTTGTTTTGTAGCTTAACAAGCAGTGCCAGCAAATTTTTTCTGATATAGATGATGGATGTGGGGCAGCATCTGCACTGCACAGGTCATGCACCAAGCTAGCAAAGTTCCCTACTTATCGGGCCTTGATTCTCATGACCTATTGCAGCTGGCAATCCAGAATTTTTGAGTTTGCCACTTGAGAGTCTTGTGTATGTTGCCAAATTGGATAAATCACGAGGAACACATGCAAGACCAAGTCATTGGAATTTTTGAGTTTGCTTCTTAGTATACTTGTCACTGTTTTGATAGTGGATCGTTTATGATTAAGATATAGGTTTCTTTTTGATAGTGGATTGCTTCTTAGTATACTTGCTTAGCtacatttaggtttagaaaaCACTGATGTTTTAGTTAAATTACAGCGGCAATTTCTTTGCTCATGTGTCTGTAAAATATGATTGCTTCTTAGCTAAattgcagatccaaagctcaagtgaagtCTGTGGATCAAACGAAACTTGTGCAATGATCAGAACGAGTGAAGTCTGTGGATTTGCATCCAGTAGAACCATGGtaattttaattatattaaaaaagatatcTCTAGCAGGTGTTcggctgcaccaaatatcatgatattttgcaccaaatcagattgtttaataatgaaatttcatgatatttggtgctacCAATGCACCATAAAGTATTTGCAGTACTAtgggaaatttcctttttttccttttctttcttgaaattgtcttctttttttcttttttctttttttttcttttttctttttttttttgcagtaaTTATGCAGAATCACTGTTAAGGCTTCTACAGTTTAACTTATACATGTCTCATTGCTAGTGTAGTTGGCATTCTTCTTACGGGAACTTATCTGTTGGTCAGAAATACACAAGTGGACCCCAAATTCCATTTGTGATCAGGATCATTGTTTAGTGGGCCACCACATTCTGAGTTGTATATCACAAATGAACCAAATATGAGAACTTTGCTTAAATTTATCAACGGTATGTCAACCTTCACCCAAAATTCAATCATGTGCAATTTTTGTAATGTGATTCTTTTGCAGGTTCTTCTACTTCAACATCTGTAGTTGTCTCCACTGAAGGTGCAGCAAAAATCAGTTTTTCTGGTTCTGTTGCCACTACAGTTGAAGTTcttgtttttatttctttttaaaggCACCCTTGGATCTATACTGACGTTGCTTACTCTCGCAAGCATGCTTCCAACCATCACAAGAAATTAGAGGTATCTTTATTTCATGCCTTTGGGCACATGATTGAATTAGAGGTATCTTTGTTTCATGCCTTTCGGCACATGATTGAATTAGAGGTATCTTTGTTTCATGCCTTTGCAATTTGAGTTCTTTGCCTTATCAGGTtgtctttaattttattttattatttttttatgcatgaCTTAGTTTCTGAGAACCGCATGCAAATTGAATTTCCAATATGAGTGCAAGTAAGAATTTCTTATCATTCACTGAGCTTGCAACATTTCAATTAAATGATTGTTAGGCCATGCTGTATCCATGATACGCCTGCAATTTAACTGCTATGCATAAGACTATGCAGTTCATGATTCTCCACCATAGAAACAGTCATGTTTTCCATGCCAACCTGGAATTTGTAAAATGGACCTGCTATCTGGTGGAACACATGTATACATCAAATGTGCCATGAATAAGGTTTTCTTAACTATCTATTCTTGTCTACACATGAGGAGCACATGATTAGCCCATAGACCCGAGTTTTGGGCCAGCACATCTAAATTGTGgctccacctgatgaacagtcaGGATCTCAATCACATGTGGATCAAGAGTCCCAttggaaaattctgaaaaaaaaaaaaggaagaaaaaagaaaaacttagcCAAGCAAGAAGtagtaattaattaattatttttttctacagatttttttCATcctaatgacaaaaaaaaaaaaaaaaaaaaaaaaaaaaaaaaaaaaaaaagaagaagaagaagagagagagagatgaaagataaaaaaaaaattgaatgaaaagataagaagaagaagaaaatgaagagaaagggGAAAATGAGAAAACGTAAGTACTCTCTCACATCTCCCCTTATTTTATTAGAAATGTCTTATCATAAGAAATGACATAAATACCTTCAAACACATGTACGTATACTAAATACACCCAAAATACCCTCAACAATAATTCCTCTCATACAATACTACCAtatcttttgtttttattttttttaatgaccaTCAGGTCTATCTGTGATGTTTTGTTTGGTATCAAACTGTAACTGGAGATTCCTGTTAGTATGGAGGAAGTGattgccattttattttattttttcataatttggTTAATATTGGGATCACTTTTCTCCCTGCCTCTTTTATTATCTTTTCTTATGTTTTGAGTACTATCGGCATGTTGGTTGTTATTAGATATCCTAGATATCACAAAATGATGCCTTGGAGTGAACCTTGTGTTTAGGTTTTGATAAGGGTTCGACCTATCAGTAGTACAGAAAGGGCTTTGCAAGGGTCTGCTAGATGCTTGAGGCAGGAGAGTGCACAGACTTTAACGTGGCTAGGGCATCCGGAGACCAGATTTACCTTTGATCATGTAGCATGCGAGACTATAATATCACAAGTGCGGCTTGATAAAAATATCAGATCGTAGGATTTTGTACATTGTCTTCTAACAATATATACTTTGAATGGACTGGTATCTAATCAATGGTTTGAATTTTGTAAAGGAAAAGCTTTTAGAGGTTGCAGGCCTGCCAATGTTGGAGAATTGCATGTCTGGGTATAATAGTTGCATGTTTGCATATGGCCAGGTAGGTCCCACTAAAGCTTTTGGTGGTTGTAAAGGTATTGTAGGAGAGCTGATGAGTTTTTGGATGTCTTCATGCAGACTGGGAGTGGGAAGACATGTACTATGATGGGTGACATATGTGAGATGGACAATGAACTTAGTGAAGATTGTGGGATGACACCTCGTATTTTTGAATATCTATTTATGCAAATTAGAGAGGTAAGATACTCATCAACTTAGTGGTTGCCTCTACAAGAGCATtctaagcttctctctctctctcacacacacactcaGTCACTCACTCATTCACATACATACACACAACTTCATTTGGGTACAGGAAGAGGAGAACCGGAGAGATGAAAGATTGAAGTATAGTTGCAAGTGTTCCTTTCTTGAGATATATAATGAGCAGATAACAGATCTCCTTGAGCCAGCATCAACCAATCTGCAAGTAATTTGATATATAAGATTGAAGTATAGTTTCAATTCTGTTCCATGTTTTCATTTCCACATATTGGATTAAAGCCTTTTCCTAATGCTGTAGCTGAGAGAAGACATGAAGAAAGGTGTACATGTTgaaaaccttaaggaatacaaGGTGACAACTGTCAGGGACGTTCTCAAACTTCTCTTACAGGTGGTTATTAGTGGAATGTTTTGTACTTTATAGCATATTACAAAAGCCTCAATCTGCTGACGTGATATTATTTGTGCATTAATGTCTTTCCAGGGTGCTGCAACCAGGAAAATTGCAGCAACCCACATGAACAGCGAGAGCAGTCGTTCCCACAGTGTCTTTACTTGTGTCTTTGAGAGCCGATGGGAGAAAGATTCCATGGCACACATTCACTTTGGAAGGTTGATTTTTATCTTAGTTTTTgagttttgtgttttccctctataATCTCAGGAACTTTCTGTGACACGTTGTCTATTCTCTGAGGTGACTAATCCCTATGCATTGTCACTACAATCACCTCAACAAGCCCATAATCTCTCGTTTATTGCCATTGATATGTATTCAAAGCTTTTCTTTCATCATTATGTGTTTTTACACCTTATAGATTTGATGAACTTTTAACCATTTTTGCTTTTAGCCCTGTTTGAGGGATACCATTCCGATGATAAAAATGCAATTGCCATAGTAATTTTCAGTCTGTCCAGATACATAAAGATCCATCAGAGGGATGTTTCAGATCATCAAAATAGACAATCATGTGTGCTTGGCTTGTCCATAATTTGCTTGAGCCAAGAAATGGACCTCAACCACTAATTATCCTTACATCGAATGCTTACACAGATGCATTGAGGTCGAAAAGCCTCGAGCTTGTGCAACCCAGCTCTCTTACAATCCAACACAAGCCTGGATGGAAGatgtgcaatatccaagctttccatcaggtggttcCCCACTTCTTAATGCCaccgtccaaaaatcaggcaagtcCACTCCATGTAAGGATCACCAAAAGCAAGGGCCCCACACCcttggatttttattatttttttatttttcttaccaATCTTCATTGCTTCCATGTAATGAAGGGTTTCCATAATGTTTGacttgtattatatatttatcttTGGTTGTAAGATGCTTATTCAAAGTGGAAGTAACTATATAGAGTGTAGGCTCAGGGGTCCACAATGCttacatggatgcatgatcaaAGCTGCTCATCAGGTACAAGCCACTATATGGCTTTCCTTGTGCTGAATTCAGGTCCATCCACTCATCTGAAGGGCCAAACATTTATATTAAATGCCGATTGTCCATTTCTTCTGCATATGTTTAGCTCACCAGATCTGTGATTGACCTGATACTTGGATCCAAGGCATAAGTTTTGTGTGAGGTtaacttcaaaaaaaataaaaataaaaataaaattaggtGAGGTTCGTAAAGATCACACATTTGTGGAGCCTTGCCAACCACATGCACCAAAATAGCATACAGGTGTGAGGTAAGAGCCTTCCATCAAATTGACCATTGTgtataaaacaaatggatgtctAGAATAAACctgcatctgttttttttttttaagttttcttttttcttttttcttttttttccttgttagcttgttagtacaccccactctCAGATCACACATCGCTAAAAAAGGTATTAAttggttccttttattttatatcaaatttgtttttggttattttattttgtaaactTTTGTCTCTGCATTGGTAATTGAAGGTGGAGCATTTGGGGTGAAATGTGGTAGCCCAGAGGGGGGCTTTGCTGCTTCATATGGGGATGGATATGGACTTCATTCGGTATGGTTGTTTTTGCAGGAAAAATTTATGactgaaaatttaattttagatgGTGTAACTCAGATTATAAGTGTACGTACTGTTTTATTAGCTGATCTCTACGCATGGCAGGGTGCTGCTGACAAAGGTCCTCTATATGGCATGAGTTCTTGTTCTTGGGGTGCATTTGAGAAGTATCGCATCGGGTGTCGCTGAAAtccattgcttttttttttcctcttgctTTTCCTTGTGTCTCAATCTGTAAATTTTCTGTCCATTATGTAACCTTTCATTCTCAGGCCCCCTGTAAATGAggctggttgtaaatgatttaaaggTTGTGTTTGAATGCTAATTTAAGCCCCTAAAggtcttttgatttagaaga
This region of Magnolia sinica isolate HGM2019 chromosome 1, MsV1, whole genome shotgun sequence genomic DNA includes:
- the LOC131245775 gene encoding kinesin-like protein KIN-12E yields the protein MDWYLINGLNFVKEKLLEVAGLPMLENCMSGYNSCMFAYGQTGSGKTCTMMGDICEMDNELSEDCGMTPRIFEYLFMQIREEEENRRDERLKYSCKCSFLEIYNEQITDLLEPASTNLQLREDMKKGVHVENLKEYKVTTVRDVLKLLLQGAATRKIAATHMNSESSRSHSVFTCVFESRWEKDSMAHIHFGRCIEVEKPRACATQLSYNPTQAWMEDVQYPSFPSGGSPLLNATVQKSGKSTPCGAFGVKCGSPEGGFAASYGDGYGLHSGAADKGPLYGMSSCSWGAFEKYRIGCR